Proteins encoded by one window of Chryseobacterium foetidum:
- a CDS encoding lipase family protein yields the protein MSRTRIVKGNITKVVDGNYKRYSKDNIENIGSKVIQVGKESGVSYGLNEDPPKPPILNYIVPILSGDIIFCNGYLSTPKKNPGSYLNVVMDKVPDDLAQNPVRGANMNEKQITDNIDIYTNDELEMDNRQGGGTLYSDPNYESTENYRWIFAVKEKFEGYWEGYDNVTKKRYSQIFKEYFHAQGNAHFINGSHGLQSSGAHRVEHGIAQGYVWAKRKWNIKEKSVIENQKEQNPGIASYSPNYKPVTVVGHSQGAAIAAGTALGIIYYAYEIGWEEIPINIMFLGTHQPQGLYGEDYTQFKNYYFEDFIKEWVLEWIGDIFTKEKLYQNQGIYEKMNELLGDNSWGGLIDRAVQFTFPNDRALFVTRMGDIPFVKNACNEKDNLQFASWMFVKKDAPEGFFEEEGYHFPKRLLDKAFNPDGSINENAPTFRQCVKTYWKTYYQYKTYRDSVISNPSKKYEPAKYKIPIISQVLPDWFHTILDQAISKAEGTKKSLYMKSELYRLKLNALIAFEKVHNMELQAHFAPVGFMFNKGTLSDWDQYQDQTIWDRVKETGKDLFYRLDYSSGAGSDQKRKEEKAFVEGKGKALMIKTSIANTAGIKKWVDQAKEELKVEPHWYTNIVDWAKGVKEYDGSGWAHGARRKLAESIGLTDGNINSLFEAGIYSMLQSGEVDISKSKRLIKKINEDPAFVEYEKEIAQKIVNHPKYRKESFEIIDLPLRAIQLGGKRAKGEMLDQFKNPFSAKYRDTWKVAANELTWLLRSIGVITIVSVGKNGNVRIQHKFEDTFDLRASEDGSRSIEYDVVSIITGFLYHDIAGGNDLLKVKGDWTNTYSEKQLQDRLNEKPKGYLESVGDNIRSDMEGLINKVIDIIK from the coding sequence ATGAGCAGAACGAGAATTGTAAAGGGAAATATCACGAAAGTTGTAGACGGAAATTATAAAAGATATTCTAAAGATAACATTGAAAATATTGGTTCTAAAGTAATACAGGTAGGGAAAGAAAGCGGGGTAAGTTATGGTTTAAACGAAGATCCACCCAAACCTCCTATTCTCAACTATATAGTACCAATTTTAAGCGGTGATATTATTTTTTGCAATGGCTATTTAAGTACTCCTAAGAAAAACCCTGGTTCGTATTTAAATGTTGTTATGGATAAAGTTCCTGATGACCTCGCTCAAAATCCAGTTCGAGGTGCAAATATGAATGAAAAGCAGATAACAGATAATATTGATATCTATACTAATGATGAGTTAGAGATGGATAATCGACAAGGAGGAGGTACTTTGTATAGTGATCCTAATTATGAGTCAACTGAAAATTATCGTTGGATTTTCGCTGTAAAAGAAAAGTTTGAAGGATATTGGGAAGGGTATGATAATGTCACAAAAAAAAGATATTCTCAGATTTTCAAAGAGTATTTTCATGCTCAGGGAAATGCTCATTTCATTAATGGTTCACATGGTTTACAGTCATCAGGTGCACACAGGGTAGAACATGGTATTGCACAAGGTTATGTCTGGGCTAAAAGAAAATGGAATATCAAAGAAAAATCAGTTATAGAAAATCAGAAAGAGCAAAACCCAGGAATTGCTAGTTATTCTCCAAATTACAAGCCAGTTACTGTTGTAGGACACAGTCAAGGCGCTGCCATTGCTGCAGGGACAGCTCTTGGAATTATTTATTATGCTTATGAAATAGGTTGGGAAGAGATTCCAATCAATATCATGTTTTTAGGTACTCATCAGCCACAAGGACTTTATGGCGAAGATTATACGCAATTCAAAAATTATTACTTTGAAGATTTTATCAAAGAATGGGTTTTAGAATGGATTGGTGATATTTTTACCAAAGAAAAATTATATCAAAATCAAGGTATTTATGAAAAGATGAACGAGCTCTTGGGAGATAATTCTTGGGGAGGTCTCATTGATCGAGCAGTTCAATTCACTTTTCCCAATGATAGAGCTTTGTTTGTAACGAGAATGGGAGATATTCCCTTTGTGAAAAATGCTTGTAACGAAAAAGATAATCTGCAGTTTGCAAGTTGGATGTTTGTAAAGAAAGATGCTCCGGAAGGATTCTTCGAAGAAGAAGGTTATCATTTCCCCAAAAGACTTCTGGATAAAGCCTTTAATCCTGATGGGAGCATCAATGAAAATGCGCCAACATTTAGACAATGCGTTAAAACATACTGGAAAACATATTATCAGTATAAAACCTATCGTGATTCTGTCATTTCCAATCCTTCTAAAAAATATGAACCTGCAAAATATAAAATCCCTATAATCAGCCAGGTTTTACCAGATTGGTTTCACACGATTTTAGATCAGGCTATTTCAAAAGCAGAAGGGACAAAAAAATCTCTTTACATGAAAAGTGAATTGTACCGTCTTAAGCTCAATGCATTAATCGCTTTTGAAAAAGTTCATAATATGGAATTGCAGGCGCATTTTGCTCCCGTTGGGTTTATGTTTAATAAAGGAACGCTTTCAGATTGGGATCAGTACCAGGATCAAACGATTTGGGATAGAGTAAAAGAAACTGGAAAAGATTTGTTTTATCGGCTAGATTACTCTTCAGGCGCGGGTTCAGATCAAAAGAGAAAAGAAGAAAAAGCTTTCGTAGAAGGTAAAGGCAAAGCATTAATGATAAAAACCAGCATTGCCAATACTGCAGGGATTAAAAAATGGGTAGACCAAGCTAAAGAAGAACTGAAAGTTGAACCCCATTGGTATACTAATATTGTAGATTGGGCAAAAGGCGTCAAAGAATATGACGGCTCCGGCTGGGCACATGGTGCAAGAAGAAAATTGGCGGAATCTATTGGGCTTACAGATGGAAATATTAACAGTCTTTTTGAAGCCGGAATTTATTCTATGCTGCAAAGTGGCGAAGTGGATATCAGCAAGAGTAAAAGGTTGATTAAAAAAATTAATGAAGATCCTGCATTTGTTGAATATGAAAAAGAAATTGCTCAAAAAATTGTTAATCATCCTAAATATAGAAAAGAATCTTTTGAAATTATTGATCTTCCATTAAGAGCAATACAACTAGGAGGAAAAAGAGCCAAAGGAGAAATGTTGGATCAGTTTAAAAATCCTTTTAGTGCTAAATACAGAGATACTTGGAAAGTGGCTGCTAATGAACTAACTTGGTTGCTTAGAAGTATTGGTGTAATAACTATAGTTAGTGTAGGCAAGAATGGGAATGTGAGGATTCAGCATAAATTTGAAGATACTTTTGATTTGCGGGCGTCAGAAGACGGATCACGAAGCATTGAATATGATGTGGTAAGTATCATTACTGGGTTTCTATATCACGATATTGCGGGAGGGAATGATTTGTTAAAAGTAAAAGGTGATTGGACGAACACTTATTCTGAAAAACAATTACAAGACCGATTAAACGAGAAACCGAAAGGTTATCTTGAAAGTGTCGGAGATAATATCCGAAGTGATATGGAAGGGCTGATAAATAAAGTCATAGATATTATAAAATAA